The Sphingosinithalassobacter sp. CS137 genome includes a region encoding these proteins:
- a CDS encoding NAD-dependent succinate-semialdehyde dehydrogenase, whose translation MFTSINPATGEQREAIPEIDDGGVNFALERAQTAFRSWRDSDIARRTELLIAIADRFEANKRHLAETCTAEMGKPIAQAIAEVEKCVAGFRYYAEQGPAHLEPVTIDTASGKAVARWLPQGPVLAIMPWNFPYWQVVRFLAPTILAGNVGLLKHASITQGCAALIQQMVSTAGAPDGVFQNLPIKSDKVSDIIADDRVVAATLTGSEGAGAKVAEAAGRALKKVVLELGGSDPLIVMPSADMDAAVKNAVKARVQNAGQSCICAKRMIVHSDVYDEFLDRFAEGMKAVRIGDPMDENTELGPLSSIGQRDAVLEQVARAKEAGATLLFGAEKIDREGAWMTPGVLTDVPRDSETAQEEVFGPVAMVFKAGDIDEAIAIANDVPYGLGSSVFTQDEAEIERFVRDIEAGMTAVNTMLASTPEAPFGGVKRSGHGRELGPWGLHEFMNLKSVMYGGGQAGGD comes from the coding sequence ATGTTCACCAGCATCAATCCCGCCACCGGCGAGCAGCGCGAGGCGATACCCGAAATCGACGACGGGGGCGTCAACTTCGCCTTGGAGCGGGCGCAGACCGCATTCCGCTCGTGGCGCGACAGCGACATCGCGCGGCGCACCGAACTGCTGATCGCAATCGCCGACCGGTTCGAGGCGAACAAGCGCCACCTCGCCGAAACCTGCACTGCCGAAATGGGCAAGCCGATCGCGCAGGCGATCGCCGAGGTCGAGAAATGCGTCGCCGGCTTTCGCTATTATGCCGAGCAGGGCCCCGCGCATCTGGAGCCGGTGACGATCGACACGGCGAGCGGCAAGGCGGTGGCGCGGTGGCTGCCGCAGGGGCCGGTGCTCGCCATCATGCCGTGGAACTTCCCCTATTGGCAGGTGGTGCGCTTCCTGGCGCCCACGATCCTGGCGGGCAATGTCGGGCTGCTGAAACACGCCTCGATCACGCAGGGATGCGCAGCGCTGATCCAGCAGATGGTGAGTACCGCGGGCGCGCCCGACGGCGTGTTCCAGAACCTGCCCATCAAGTCCGACAAGGTGTCCGATATCATCGCTGACGATCGGGTGGTGGCGGCCACGCTGACGGGCAGCGAGGGCGCAGGCGCGAAGGTAGCCGAGGCGGCGGGCCGCGCGCTCAAGAAGGTGGTGCTCGAACTCGGCGGGTCGGATCCGCTGATCGTGATGCCCTCGGCCGACATGGATGCCGCGGTGAAGAACGCAGTGAAGGCGCGCGTCCAGAACGCGGGCCAGTCGTGCATCTGCGCCAAGCGGATGATCGTGCACAGCGACGTCTATGACGAATTCCTCGATCGGTTCGCGGAGGGAATGAAGGCAGTGAGGATCGGCGATCCGATGGACGAGAATACCGAGTTGGGGCCGCTCTCCAGCATCGGGCAGCGCGACGCCGTGCTGGAGCAGGTCGCCCGCGCGAAGGAAGCCGGCGCGACATTGCTGTTCGGCGCGGAGAAGATCGACCGCGAGGGAGCATGGATGACACCCGGCGTGCTGACCGACGTACCGCGCGACAGCGAGACGGCGCAGGAGGAAGTGTTCGGCCCGGTCGCGATGGTCTTCAAGGCAGGCGACATCGACGAGGCGATCGCTATCGCCAATGACGTTCCCTATGGCTTGGGATCGAGCGTGTTCACGCAGGACGAGGCCGAAATCGAGCGTTTCGTGCGCGACATCGAAGCGGGAATGACGGCAGTGAACACGATGCTCGCCTCGACGCCCGAAGCACCGTTCGGCGGTGTGAAGCGCTCTGGCCACGGCCGCGAGCTGGGGCCCTGGGGGCTGCACGAGTTCATGAACCTGAAGAGCGTGATGTACGGCGGCGGACAGGCGGGCGGCGACTGA
- a CDS encoding exodeoxyribonuclease VII small subunit has product MAEDTDIAELSFEAALKELERIVARLESGEAQLQEAIDLYERGDRLRRQCAARLDAAQARIEAIRVDAEGRPTGAAPFDAG; this is encoded by the coding sequence ATGGCAGAGGATACGGATATCGCCGAGCTTTCGTTCGAAGCGGCGTTGAAAGAGCTGGAGCGGATCGTCGCGCGGCTCGAAAGCGGCGAGGCGCAGCTTCAGGAAGCGATCGACCTCTATGAGCGCGGCGACCGGCTGCGCCGCCAGTGCGCCGCGCGGCTCGACGCGGCGCAGGCGCGGATCGAAGCCATTCGCGTCGATGCCGAAGGGCGGCCGACCGGCGCCGCTCCGTTCGACGCCGGCTGA
- a CDS encoding polyprenyl synthetase family protein, with translation MPKGGRPAPLRSTPADPPVTHASLALSAALREVSAEIDRRFDLLLPVPSDPREDLYRAMRHAAIGGGKRLRPLLVFATARLFGVDHDPMGRVATAIECIHVYSLVHDDLPAMDDDDLRRGKPTVHKAYGEAAAILAGDCLHALAFEILAHEATHPDPFVRAELIGELARASGAGGMAGGQMMDLVAEHKSFDLPTVTRLQAMKTGALIACAVEAGAILGRLAPEGRTGLRGYAHDLGLAFQIADDILDATGDEQKAGKRLRKDGAAGKETFLTLLGLDRAREQARMLVDQAVEHLRSYGAEADLLRDIARFVLERDR, from the coding sequence ATGCCGAAGGGCGGCCGACCGGCGCCGCTCCGTTCGACGCCGGCTGATCCGCCCGTGACGCACGCCTCGCTCGCGCTGTCCGCGGCGCTTCGCGAAGTCTCGGCGGAGATCGATCGGCGGTTCGATCTTCTCCTGCCGGTCCCCTCCGATCCGCGCGAGGATCTGTATCGGGCGATGCGCCACGCCGCGATCGGCGGCGGCAAGCGACTGCGGCCGCTGCTCGTGTTCGCCACCGCCCGGCTCTTCGGTGTCGATCACGATCCGATGGGCCGCGTCGCGACGGCGATCGAATGTATCCACGTCTATTCGCTGGTGCACGATGATCTGCCGGCGATGGACGACGACGATCTGCGGCGGGGCAAGCCGACCGTTCACAAGGCCTATGGCGAAGCGGCTGCGATCCTGGCGGGCGACTGCCTCCACGCGCTCGCCTTCGAAATCCTTGCCCATGAGGCGACTCATCCCGATCCCTTCGTCCGTGCCGAGCTGATCGGCGAACTCGCGCGCGCATCCGGCGCGGGGGGCATGGCAGGCGGGCAGATGATGGACCTGGTGGCGGAGCACAAGAGCTTCGATCTGCCGACGGTCACACGGCTCCAGGCGATGAAGACCGGCGCGCTGATCGCTTGCGCGGTCGAGGCGGGCGCGATCCTGGGCCGGCTGGCGCCGGAGGGCCGCACCGGCCTGCGCGGCTATGCGCACGACCTGGGCCTCGCCTTTCAGATCGCCGACGACATTCTCGACGCGACCGGCGATGAGCAAAAGGCGGGCAAGCGGCTGCGCAAGGACGGGGCAGCGGGCAAGGAGACGTTCCTCACGCTGCTCGGGCTCGATCGGGCGCGCGAACAGGCACGGATGCTGGTCGACCAGGCAGTCGAGCATCTGCGCAGCTATGGCGCAGAGGCCGACCTTCTGCGCGATATCGCCCGTTTCGTGCTCGAGCGGGACCGGTGA
- the coaD gene encoding pantetheine-phosphate adenylyltransferase yields the protein MTTRTGVYPGTFDPITLGHMDIIRRGAKLVDRLVIGVTTNPSKNPMFAVEERMAMVKREVSSLEGEIHVVSFDSLLMDFAEREGASVIVRGLRAVADFEYEYQMAGMNQQINPRIETVFLMADVSLQPIASRLVKEIALFGGAIHKFVTPAVEAEVVARVEKIGRKGSG from the coding sequence ATGACCACCCGCACCGGTGTCTATCCCGGCACCTTCGATCCGATCACGCTCGGCCACATGGACATCATCCGGCGCGGCGCGAAGCTGGTCGACCGGCTGGTGATCGGCGTGACCACCAATCCTTCGAAGAATCCGATGTTCGCGGTCGAGGAACGGATGGCGATGGTGAAGCGGGAGGTTTCGTCGCTGGAAGGCGAGATCCACGTCGTCAGCTTCGATTCGCTGCTGATGGACTTCGCCGAGCGCGAGGGCGCGAGCGTGATCGTGCGCGGCCTGCGCGCCGTCGCCGATTTCGAATATGAGTATCAGATGGCCGGCATGAATCAGCAGATCAATCCGCGCATCGAGACGGTCTTCCTGATGGCGGACGTGTCGCTCCAGCCGATCGCCAGCCGGTTGGTGAAGGAGATCGCCCTGTTCGGCGGAGCGATTCACAAGTTCGTGACACCGGCGGTCGAAGCGGAAGTGGTGGCGCGGGTCGAGAAGATCGGCCGCAAGGGCTCCGGCTGA
- a CDS encoding peptidylprolyl isomerase, which translates to MRFVAALFAFLGLFSVAPAAAQVIPTNHPTPPATTDLENLWLLDLSSGGRVTIWLRPDVAPKMVERVKTLTRDGFYDGLTFHRVIEGFMAQSGDPLGTGAGESELPDVEAEFNYLPHVRGAVSAARESAPPDADEATETAANNSANSQFFITFVPRLSLDQKYTVFGRVIDGMEHVDAITRGEPPANPTRILHAYIAADNPPPYQAPARVLSEGEEEITLPPS; encoded by the coding sequence ATGCGTTTCGTTGCCGCGCTCTTCGCCTTCCTTGGCCTGTTCTCCGTCGCGCCCGCCGCGGCCCAGGTGATCCCAACCAACCACCCGACGCCGCCCGCCACAACCGATCTCGAGAATCTCTGGCTGCTCGATCTTTCGAGCGGTGGACGCGTGACTATCTGGCTGCGCCCGGACGTCGCGCCCAAGATGGTAGAGCGCGTGAAGACGCTGACGCGCGACGGCTTCTACGACGGCCTCACCTTCCACCGCGTGATCGAAGGCTTCATGGCACAGAGCGGCGATCCGCTGGGCACCGGAGCGGGCGAATCGGAGCTCCCGGACGTCGAGGCGGAGTTCAACTATCTTCCGCATGTGCGCGGCGCCGTATCCGCAGCGCGCGAAAGCGCACCGCCGGACGCAGACGAGGCAACCGAAACCGCGGCGAACAACAGCGCCAACAGCCAGTTCTTCATCACCTTCGTGCCGCGCCTGTCGCTCGACCAGAAATACACGGTGTTCGGCCGCGTCATCGACGGCATGGAGCATGTCGACGCGATCACGCGCGGCGAGCCGCCGGCGAACCCCACGCGCATCCTCCACGCCTATATCGCCGCCGACAATCCCCCGCCGTATCAGGCGCCGGCGCGCGTGCTTTCCGAAGGCGAGGAAGAGATCACGCTGCCGCCGAGCTGA
- the queA gene encoding tRNA preQ1(34) S-adenosylmethionine ribosyltransferase-isomerase QueA — protein sequence MNVDLFDFELPPERIALRPASPRDHARMLVLDGDATRDLHVHDLPSQLRPGDLLVFNDTRVLPAQLEGRRGEAKIGATLHKREGPRRWRAFIRNAKRLREGDAIDFGHGVVAVAGARGHDGSFALDFASDEPVELLLERAGTMPLPPYIASKRGTDARDAEDYQTMFAREAGAVAAPTAALHFTPGLMTALGQAGIGHATLTLHVGAGTFLPVKAEDTDQHRMHAEWGRIDRATADRLNAVRASGGRVIAVGTTSLRLIESAADEGGTIHPFEGDTAIFITPGYRFRGIDGLMTNFHLPRSTLFMLVSALMGLERMQAAYAHAVAADYRFYSYGDASLLLPER from the coding sequence GTGAACGTCGACCTTTTCGATTTCGAACTCCCGCCCGAGCGGATCGCGCTGCGTCCCGCCAGCCCGCGTGATCACGCGCGCATGCTGGTGCTCGACGGGGACGCCACGCGCGACCTGCACGTCCATGACCTGCCGAGTCAGCTGCGCCCCGGCGACCTGCTCGTCTTCAATGACACGCGCGTCCTCCCCGCACAGCTCGAAGGCAGGCGCGGCGAGGCGAAGATCGGCGCGACACTGCACAAGCGCGAGGGGCCGCGACGCTGGCGTGCGTTCATCCGCAACGCCAAGCGGCTGCGTGAAGGCGACGCCATCGACTTCGGCCACGGCGTGGTTGCCGTTGCCGGCGCGCGCGGCCACGACGGCAGCTTCGCGCTCGATTTCGCCAGCGACGAGCCCGTCGAGCTGCTGCTCGAGCGCGCCGGCACCATGCCGCTGCCGCCGTACATCGCCAGCAAGCGCGGCACCGATGCACGCGACGCCGAAGACTATCAGACGATGTTCGCGCGGGAGGCTGGCGCCGTGGCCGCTCCCACCGCCGCACTGCATTTCACGCCCGGGCTGATGACGGCGCTGGGGCAGGCGGGGATCGGCCATGCCACGCTGACGCTTCACGTGGGTGCGGGCACTTTCCTGCCGGTCAAGGCCGAGGACACCGACCAACATCGCATGCATGCCGAATGGGGCCGCATCGACCGGGCCACGGCCGATCGGCTGAACGCCGTACGCGCGAGCGGCGGACGCGTGATCGCGGTCGGAACGACCAGCCTGCGGCTGATCGAAAGCGCCGCCGACGAAGGCGGCACGATCCACCCTTTCGAAGGCGACACCGCGATTTTCATCACCCCGGGCTACCGGTTTCGCGGCATCGACGGGCTGATGACCAACTTCCACCTGCCGCGCTCGACGCTGTTCATGCTGGTATCGGCGCTGATGGGGCTGGAGCGGATGCAGGCGGCCTATGCCCACGCCGTTGCGGCCGACTATCGCTTCTATTCCTACGGCGACGCGAGCCTGTTGCTGCCGGAGCGCTAG
- a CDS encoding cation diffusion facilitator family transporter: MGANHDHHHHAPPRDFGRAFAIGTVLNLAFVGVEGAAGIVTGSMALLADAGHNLSDVLGLLIAWGGAELAKRPPSKRFTYGLRSSSILAALANAILLLVAVGAIALEASQRFADPPPVPGATVMLVAGIGILVNTATALLFVSGRKGDVNVRGAFLHMAADAAVSAGVVIGGALILFTGARWIDPLASLLIVAVILWSTWGLLKESLTMALQAVPRNIDADAVADALLALPGVARLHDLHIWPMSTTEAALTAHLVMPEGHPGDAFLTDLQHRLAHDFGIDHTTVQIELGNGAECRMHGRGCGDA; encoded by the coding sequence ATGGGCGCGAATCACGACCACCATCATCACGCCCCTCCGCGCGACTTCGGCCGCGCCTTCGCGATCGGCACGGTGCTCAACCTGGCATTCGTCGGCGTCGAGGGAGCGGCAGGGATCGTCACCGGCTCGATGGCCCTGCTGGCCGATGCGGGCCATAACCTGTCCGACGTGCTGGGGCTGCTGATCGCCTGGGGCGGTGCCGAGCTCGCGAAGCGACCGCCGTCGAAGCGGTTCACCTATGGGCTGCGCAGTTCCTCGATCCTCGCCGCGCTCGCGAACGCCATCCTGCTGCTGGTCGCGGTCGGCGCCATTGCGCTGGAGGCGAGCCAGCGCTTCGCCGATCCGCCGCCGGTGCCCGGAGCGACCGTGATGCTCGTCGCCGGCATCGGGATTCTCGTGAACACCGCCACCGCGCTGCTCTTCGTCAGCGGGCGCAAGGGCGATGTGAACGTACGGGGCGCCTTTCTCCACATGGCGGCGGACGCCGCCGTGTCGGCGGGCGTCGTGATCGGCGGGGCACTGATCCTCTTCACCGGGGCGCGGTGGATCGATCCGCTCGCGAGCCTGCTCATCGTCGCGGTGATCCTCTGGAGCACCTGGGGACTTCTCAAGGAATCGCTCACGATGGCGCTGCAGGCCGTGCCGAGGAACATCGATGCCGATGCCGTCGCGGATGCGCTGCTCGCGCTGCCGGGAGTGGCGCGGCTCCACGATCTTCACATCTGGCCGATGAGCACCACCGAAGCCGCATTGACCGCACATCTCGTCATGCCCGAAGGGCATCCGGGCGACGCATTCCTCACCGACCTCCAGCACCGGCTGGCGCATGACTTCGGGATCGACCATACCACGGTGCAGATAGAATTGGGCAATGGAGCGGAGTGCAGGATGCATGGAAGAGGGTGCGGCGATGCCTAG
- a CDS encoding HAD-IA family hydrolase, producing MPKPAPELAPPASETAEQSPIRLVIFDFDGTLSDSGEWFLSVVDQLAARFRFRTVVDGEVEMLRHKSTREVIQYLGIPNWKLPFIARYIRKLVYRRHGEIHLFPGVGDLLDRLAATGVQLALVTSNSEANARAILGPENAAKFDIWACGSSLYGKAPKFRRVLKRARVSPAEALAIGDETRDVDAAREVGMRAGSVLWGYASEEALAGAAPNALFRQIDEIAEFVARHQ from the coding sequence ATGCCGAAGCCAGCCCCGGAACTAGCGCCGCCCGCGTCTGAGACGGCGGAACAGTCCCCGATCAGGCTCGTCATCTTCGATTTCGACGGCACCCTGTCCGACAGCGGCGAGTGGTTTCTCTCGGTCGTCGATCAGCTCGCCGCGCGGTTCCGCTTTCGCACTGTCGTCGACGGTGAAGTCGAGATGCTGCGGCACAAGAGCACGCGCGAAGTGATCCAGTATCTCGGCATTCCCAACTGGAAGCTGCCGTTCATCGCGCGCTACATCCGCAAGCTCGTCTATCGCCGCCACGGAGAGATCCACTTGTTTCCGGGCGTCGGCGACTTGCTCGACCGGCTAGCGGCGACCGGCGTGCAGCTCGCGCTGGTCACGTCCAACTCCGAAGCGAACGCTCGCGCGATCCTGGGACCGGAGAATGCCGCAAAGTTCGACATCTGGGCATGTGGTTCGTCGCTGTACGGCAAGGCGCCCAAGTTTCGGCGCGTGCTGAAACGGGCGCGCGTGAGCCCTGCCGAGGCGCTGGCGATCGGCGACGAGACGCGCGACGTGGATGCCGCGCGCGAAGTCGGGATGCGCGCGGGATCGGTGCTTTGGGGCTATGCGAGCGAAGAGGCGCTGGCCGGTGCCGCGCCGAATGCGCTGTTCCGGCAGATCGACGAGATCGCAGAGTTCGTGGCGCGTCACCAGTAA
- a CDS encoding cation:proton antiporter codes for MHADFPLLKEIILFLVAAGLVMPLTQRARISPVLGFLCVGLLIGPYGLGRLTDSWPALELLVINDPAGVATVGELGVVFLLFMIGLELSVAQLWAMRRLVFGLGAAQVGISAVAIGLIAYAFGNAPRASVVLGLCLALSSTAIVVQLLSQQLRLSTAAGRAAFGVLLFQDLAIVPILFLVGILGAGSAGPVLLSGLQAIGSAILIIAAILVIGRLVVRPLLRIASASKSREQFMAAVLLLILGTAMLTAGAGLSMALGAFLAGLIFSGTEYRHQINSDIEPFKGLLLALFFVSVGMSLDPLAVWSQLGLVLVSALGLIVLKALVLYPLGRAFGLSTPVAAEAAILLGEGGEFAAVAITAALAVGVMERELGQLMLLVVVVTMFLTPGLAALARWTGAALARRAKGADAPLAAEDAQERVVIGGFGRVGQMLARTLEESRIPYVALDLDPELVAEHRRRGVPLYFGDASRPDVLDRLGIHSALAFATTMGQHGASEHVVRAVHRAWPAVPVFARARDAEHARRLIACGATGAVPETTEASLRLSLDLLSGIGIPEEAARAIVDERRNALMS; via the coding sequence ATGCACGCTGATTTCCCGCTTCTGAAGGAGATCATTCTCTTTCTCGTGGCAGCGGGGCTGGTAATGCCGCTCACGCAGCGCGCCAGGATCAGCCCGGTGCTGGGTTTTCTGTGCGTCGGCCTGCTGATCGGTCCGTACGGGCTCGGACGGCTGACGGACAGCTGGCCGGCGCTCGAGCTGCTCGTGATCAACGACCCGGCCGGTGTCGCCACGGTCGGCGAGCTCGGCGTCGTCTTTCTGCTGTTTATGATCGGCCTCGAGCTTTCGGTGGCCCAGCTCTGGGCGATGCGCCGCCTCGTGTTCGGGCTCGGCGCTGCGCAAGTCGGGATCAGCGCGGTAGCGATCGGCCTGATCGCCTATGCCTTTGGCAATGCGCCGAGGGCTTCCGTGGTGCTTGGCCTGTGCCTCGCGCTGTCTTCGACTGCGATCGTCGTTCAGCTTCTCTCGCAGCAGCTCCGCCTGTCGACGGCCGCCGGTCGCGCTGCATTCGGTGTGTTGCTGTTCCAGGACCTCGCCATTGTGCCGATCCTGTTCCTCGTCGGCATCCTGGGAGCTGGGAGCGCAGGCCCCGTGCTCCTGTCCGGCCTGCAGGCGATCGGCAGCGCCATTCTGATCATCGCGGCCATTCTCGTCATTGGAAGGCTGGTGGTCCGGCCGCTGCTGCGTATCGCGAGCGCCTCGAAAAGCCGTGAACAGTTCATGGCGGCGGTACTGCTCCTCATTCTCGGTACGGCGATGCTCACGGCTGGCGCGGGCCTTTCGATGGCGCTCGGCGCCTTTCTTGCTGGGCTGATCTTTTCCGGGACCGAATATCGCCACCAGATCAACAGCGATATCGAGCCGTTCAAGGGCCTGCTGCTCGCGCTGTTCTTCGTCTCGGTCGGCATGAGCCTCGATCCGCTCGCAGTCTGGTCCCAGCTGGGGCTGGTGCTGGTCTCTGCGCTCGGGCTGATCGTGCTAAAGGCGCTGGTCCTTTATCCGCTCGGTCGAGCCTTCGGGCTTTCCACGCCGGTCGCCGCCGAAGCCGCGATCCTGCTGGGCGAAGGCGGCGAATTTGCGGCCGTCGCGATCACTGCGGCGTTGGCGGTGGGCGTGATGGAGCGCGAGCTTGGCCAGCTCATGCTCCTCGTCGTGGTCGTCACCATGTTTCTCACGCCCGGCCTTGCGGCGCTGGCACGCTGGACGGGCGCGGCGCTGGCCAGGAGGGCGAAGGGCGCCGACGCGCCGCTCGCCGCGGAGGACGCTCAGGAACGCGTGGTGATCGGCGGCTTTGGTCGAGTCGGCCAGATGCTCGCCCGAACGCTTGAGGAAAGCCGGATTCCCTATGTTGCGCTCGATCTCGATCCCGAGCTGGTCGCGGAGCATCGAAGGCGCGGCGTTCCGCTGTATTTCGGGGATGCGAGCCGGCCCGATGTGCTCGATCGCCTCGGCATCCACAGTGCGCTGGCCTTTGCCACCACCATGGGTCAGCACGGCGCGTCCGAGCATGTGGTGCGTGCCGTCCACCGCGCCTGGCCCGCGGTGCCGGTCTTCGCGCGCGCGCGCGACGCCGAACATGCCCGCCGGCTGATCGCATGCGGCGCGACCGGCGCGGTCCCGGAGACCACCGAGGCCAGCCTGCGCCTCTCGCTCGATCTGTTGAGCGGGATCGGCATTCCCGAAGAGGCCGCGCGTGCGATCGTGGACGAGCGCCGGAACGCGCTCATGTCCTGA
- a CDS encoding universal stress protein produces MTHSNTILLASDLTARSDRPTDRAFLAAEQLSASVLLVHVVEGEGGDAKIEEHAREALESVIGQVAGRVEIQIRRGRVQHEILEVAAARESILIVTGAARFNSILDYVLGTAVDHLVRHSPVPVLVVKQRAQVPYRKLLVATDFSECAGHALETAAGLFPDAAITVWHNCHSAYEAFLDKDSTQAEIQQQADRDMKRFLESAHLSDGARERVSHIVDLGDLQGRLGSMLKEGRFDLLVLGTHGRSGFAHATIGSRASEMLNAAACDVLMVRGSK; encoded by the coding sequence ATGACTCACTCCAACACGATCCTGCTGGCTTCCGACCTCACCGCACGTTCGGATCGCCCGACCGATCGGGCGTTCCTGGCTGCCGAGCAGCTGTCGGCCTCGGTCCTGCTCGTGCACGTCGTCGAGGGCGAGGGCGGCGATGCGAAGATCGAGGAGCATGCCCGCGAGGCGCTCGAATCGGTGATCGGTCAGGTGGCCGGAAGGGTCGAGATCCAGATCCGCCGTGGACGGGTCCAGCACGAGATCCTGGAGGTCGCGGCAGCGCGCGAGTCGATACTGATCGTCACCGGCGCGGCGCGCTTCAACAGCATCCTCGATTATGTACTCGGCACCGCGGTGGACCATCTCGTCCGTCACTCGCCGGTCCCCGTGCTGGTCGTGAAACAGAGGGCGCAGGTGCCGTATCGAAAGCTTCTGGTCGCCACCGACTTCTCGGAATGTGCGGGACATGCCCTCGAGACGGCGGCCGGCCTGTTCCCGGATGCGGCGATCACCGTCTGGCACAACTGCCACTCCGCCTATGAAGCCTTTCTAGACAAGGATTCGACGCAGGCTGAGATTCAGCAGCAGGCGGATCGCGACATGAAACGGTTCCTCGAATCGGCGCATCTGTCCGATGGCGCCAGGGAACGGGTGTCGCACATCGTCGATCTCGGCGATCTCCAGGGCCGACTTGGCAGCATGCTGAAGGAGGGCCGATTCGACCTGCTCGTGCTCGGAACGCATGGCCGCAGCGGTTTCGCGCATGCGACGATCGGCAGCCGCGCCAGCGAGATGCTGAACGCCGCCGCGTGCGACGTGCTCATGGTACGCGGCAGCAAGTGA
- a CDS encoding universal stress protein has translation MIRDILLQLASYPSPTPDWVFDPVVRLAERFDARISVALCQVHIPRVSNFLADRLVGANEVIARENDLSREHALRLAEAFVAQVPETVRGEQMLVDCISRAAAAQVAARGRLFDLLVLPVHGDPEQESLAEGLVFGSGRPVLLLPESARAQPWDRVILGWDGGRAAARALADAIPLCRAAREVRIVAVGGEKPLGHGPGLDSVREHLARHEIAAECVEIAADGKNAGAALLDHAAQVGADLLVAGAFGHSRMREFILGGATRSLIAAPTLPVLLSH, from the coding sequence GTGATTCGCGATATTCTTCTGCAGCTTGCAAGCTATCCATCGCCGACCCCTGACTGGGTGTTCGATCCCGTGGTTCGCCTTGCCGAACGCTTCGATGCGCGCATCTCGGTAGCGCTGTGTCAGGTGCACATTCCGCGCGTGTCCAACTTCCTCGCCGATCGGCTGGTCGGCGCCAACGAGGTGATCGCGCGCGAGAATGACTTGAGCCGCGAACATGCGCTGCGGCTCGCCGAGGCGTTTGTCGCGCAGGTGCCCGAGACGGTCCGGGGCGAACAGATGCTGGTCGACTGCATTTCCCGCGCCGCCGCGGCGCAGGTCGCCGCACGCGGCCGGCTGTTCGATCTGCTGGTGCTGCCGGTGCACGGCGATCCGGAACAGGAATCGCTTGCGGAGGGGCTGGTGTTCGGATCCGGCCGGCCGGTGCTCCTCCTTCCCGAGAGCGCCCGTGCGCAGCCCTGGGACCGAGTGATCCTCGGTTGGGACGGCGGACGGGCGGCGGCGCGCGCGCTCGCCGACGCGATCCCGCTGTGCCGCGCGGCGCGCGAGGTCCGGATCGTGGCGGTCGGAGGCGAAAAGCCGCTCGGACACGGTCCGGGGCTCGATTCGGTCCGCGAACATCTCGCGCGCCACGAGATCGCGGCCGAGTGCGTGGAGATCGCGGCGGACGGCAAGAATGCCGGCGCGGCGCTGTTGGACCATGCCGCTCAGGTCGGCGCCGACCTGCTGGTTGCCGGTGCCTTCGGCCACTCGCGGATGCGCGAGTTCATTCTCGGCGGCGCCACCCGCAGCCTGATCGCGGCGCCCACGCTGCCGGTCCTGCTGTCGCACTGA